TTATTCACACTCAAACACGTAAGGATAGGATGATATGATATAATTTGCTTCAGACagattttacttttcttcttcttccttttttttttttttttatttttataaatagttGCCCTTGTTGGAACAGCTCCTGcattacactcttaaaaaatgaTCACATTTTAACACAACTTAAATAGTAAAATAAGCAGACATTACTTCATAAAACTTTTTTGTTCTCATTATTGTAAAATCCTGTTTGTCCAGCTAATGGCATCTTGTCATTTTAGGTCTCCTGCACTTACTTTGCTTCAACTGTCAGCCAGTAAGTTCACAGAGCGTCCAACCTCACTGGCCTCTGGAATTACCAGCTTCTTGAAGAGTGAAGTAATGCCCACTCCGTGTGCTACAGATAACAATCTAATTCCCTCTGCCTCTAGCCCAAAGAAAGCAAATTCTGTAAAAAAACCTTTGACAGGCATAGAATTATTTTTCAAGAGAGCATCAGAAAAGCAGGAAGATGAAACATTAGGATGCCCACTGTATCCTAATAATACAAAATTGTGTTCATCAGAAGGCTcagaaagttcatttttaaaacattcccaAGTAAAACAAGACACTggggatttcttgttttttaataacAGAAGAACAAATTCATCAAGTATGGTCATGGAAAATGCTACAGGTACTCTAGAGCTGACCAGTCAGAAGACATATCGTTGTGGTTCAGAATCTAAACAGGAGGAGGATTCGGGTTCTTCTGATAAACAAATTCTGAACGGCTCTAAAAGCACAATTGCCTCCAAAGATGTTGCAGTTTCTTGTGAGAATAAGGACAAAGAGGCAGCTGTGCCCAACAGTATTGCAGTAGAAGACTTGGTAGAGTGTGAGAAATGTGGTAAGGATATACTGGTTTGGGAAATGCCTGAACATGCAGATTATCACTTTGCTGTTGAGCTCCAGAGCTCATTTTCTCCCCCTAGTGCACGTCCTCACAGTGAACAGCCCCAGGCTACCAATGTCCCTTCCCgaggaaaaagtaaaaacaaggGTTCACCTGGGCCCAGTCCTAAGAGAAGCAAGCCACATATCGGCAACCAAACACTGGacttctttttcaaaaaaaaatctgtgaccaGCGGCCTGCAAGACGGGACCGAGTAG
This is a stretch of genomic DNA from Polypterus senegalus isolate Bchr_013 unplaced genomic scaffold, ASM1683550v1 scaffold_2976, whole genome shotgun sequence. It encodes these proteins:
- the LOC120522159 gene encoding DNA polymerase eta-like, whose protein sequence is MASCHFRSPALTLLQLSASKFTERPTSLASGITSFLKSEVMPTPCATDNNLIPSASSPKKANSVKKPLTGIELFFKRASEKQEDETLGCPLYPNNTKLCSSEGSESSFLKHSQVKQDTGDFLFFNNRRTNSSSMVMENATGTLELTSQKTYRCGSESKQEEDSGSSDKQILNGSKSTIASKDVAVSCENKDKEAAVPNSIAVEDLVECEKCGKDILVWEMPEHADYHFAVELQSSFSPPSARPHSEQPQATNVPSRGKSKNKGSPGPSPKRSKPHIGNQTLDFFFKKKSVTSGLQDGTE